One Pseudodesulfovibrio cashew DNA window includes the following coding sequences:
- a CDS encoding bile acid:sodium symporter family protein — protein MVRKFRHATAMYMERIPQFIERQFIGIAVVLSCVALAYPPSFTWVKPHIPLGLGIIMFGMGLTLEFEDFREILRKWPLVCFGMVMQYLIMPLLAVGISFALGLPAEALIGMVVVGACPGGTASNVITYLARANVPLSVTMTLASTCLAPLLTPSIIYLVLERRIDIDFGSMVASVFWIVVFPLVDGLVLRRLFRKRLEPFLRYFPSLSILVIALLIACIIGLNQQTLLAFPVLVLVAVALHNGLGLAMGYGLARLARCSRRDARTLAIEVGMQNSGLGVALAVKYFGAASALPGALFSLWHNLSGVWLARRWRNTPNS, from the coding sequence ATGGTACGGAAATTCCGCCACGCCACAGCCATGTATATGGAGCGAATTCCGCAATTCATCGAGCGGCAGTTCATCGGCATCGCTGTTGTCCTGTCCTGTGTGGCCCTGGCCTATCCTCCTTCCTTCACCTGGGTAAAGCCGCATATTCCCCTCGGCCTGGGGATCATCATGTTCGGCATGGGGCTCACTCTGGAGTTCGAGGACTTCCGCGAAATCCTCAGGAAGTGGCCCCTGGTGTGCTTCGGTATGGTCATGCAGTATTTGATCATGCCCCTGCTGGCCGTGGGCATCTCCTTTGCCTTGGGGCTTCCTGCGGAGGCGCTCATCGGCATGGTCGTGGTCGGCGCCTGCCCTGGCGGCACGGCCTCCAACGTCATCACCTACCTCGCCAGGGCCAACGTGCCGCTCTCGGTGACCATGACGCTGGCCTCCACCTGTCTGGCTCCCCTGTTGACCCCGTCGATCATCTACCTCGTGTTGGAGAGGCGGATCGACATCGATTTCGGTTCCATGGTCGCCTCGGTCTTCTGGATCGTGGTCTTCCCGCTAGTGGACGGGCTGGTCTTGCGGCGGCTTTTCCGCAAACGGCTGGAGCCTTTTTTGCGCTACTTTCCTTCCCTTTCCATCCTGGTCATTGCCTTGCTCATCGCCTGCATCATCGGGTTGAACCAGCAGACCCTGCTGGCTTTTCCCGTGCTGGTTCTCGTTGCCGTGGCTTTGCACAACGGTCTTGGCCTTGCCATGGGGTACGGACTGGCGCGACTTGCCCGCTGCTCCAGGCGCGACGCACGCACCCTGGCCATTGAGGTCGGCATGCAGAACTCCGGACTGGGCGTGGCCCTGGCGGTCAAGTACTTCGGTGCGGCCAGCGCCTTGCCAGGAGCCTTGTTCAGCCTGTGGCACAACCTCTCGGGCGTCTGGCTGGCCCGTCGCTGGCGCAACACGCCGAATTCATAG
- a CDS encoding DUF4198 domain-containing protein: MKARALLLALVLTVLGSTAAWAHFGMLIPDTDELDQDKRTVNLTLSFSHPFEMVGMNLEKPAEFFVVANGEDKTDLKASLKECKVMDHMAWQTQFTPRRPGLYAFVFDPVPYKEDAENNYIRHITKVVIDAYGEGEEWNKPLGLKTEIVPLTRPFGNYAGNVFQGIVMLDGKPAPYTRVEVEYYNKDGKRTAPNERMVTQEVMADGNGVFTFACPWKGWWGFAGLNADSQPYEGRELELGAVIWVEMR, encoded by the coding sequence ATGAAAGCGAGAGCGTTGCTTTTGGCATTGGTGTTGACTGTACTGGGGAGCACGGCGGCCTGGGCGCATTTCGGGATGCTCATCCCGGATACGGACGAGTTGGATCAGGACAAGCGGACGGTCAACCTGACCCTGTCCTTTTCTCATCCCTTCGAGATGGTAGGGATGAATCTGGAAAAGCCCGCCGAATTTTTTGTCGTGGCCAACGGTGAAGACAAGACCGACCTCAAGGCCTCCCTCAAGGAATGCAAGGTCATGGATCACATGGCCTGGCAGACCCAGTTCACCCCGCGCCGTCCCGGCTTGTACGCTTTCGTGTTTGATCCGGTCCCCTACAAGGAGGATGCGGAGAACAACTACATCCGTCATATCACCAAAGTCGTGATCGACGCCTACGGCGAAGGCGAGGAGTGGAACAAGCCTCTCGGCCTGAAGACCGAGATCGTGCCCCTTACCAGGCCCTTCGGCAACTACGCCGGCAATGTCTTCCAGGGCATCGTCATGCTCGACGGCAAGCCCGCTCCCTACACCCGCGTCGAGGTGGAGTACTACAACAAGGATGGCAAGCGGACCGCTCCCAACGAGCGCATGGTCACTCAGGAGGTGATGGCCGACGGCAATGGCGTGTTCACCTTCGCCTGTCCCTGGAAAGGGTGGTGGGGGTTTGCCGGCCTTAACGCCGACAGCCAGCCGTATGAAGGCCGCGAGCTGGAATTGGGCGCAGTCATCTGGGTGGAAATGCGTTAA
- a CDS encoding OmpP1/FadL family transporter yields MKRASIFFFCALFLSLTATAAYAGGFALYEWSSRGVAMGTTGYAFAGDASVVATNPALMTKLEGGHVLGGFTLISPQSTVVVDGDKNKTKANIHVVPHAYYTQQMGSNEDVWLGFGLFTRYGLGTEYDHDWIGKGSLQQVLLESISFNPNIAFKLTDNLSLAVGVEVLKGGIKIKRNINILGTDYQIDADTEGYAFGGNLALHYDVNDQWALGLTYRAPMKMYTSGSAWNQRSGASTQDDQDIHATLPGSYTFAVGYQPMDEWTWEFDVVHTRWEHTDKMVYEGAVLNSETPLHYKNTWRFQLGTEYWLKQWLALRFGYIYDQTPTRAGDASFMLPANDRQLYSTGLGFKWDKWTADWSFMYVSAKSRHDLGIDDPNVPGGADWDVDFKDGKTWVTGVSLGYSF; encoded by the coding sequence ATGAAACGTGCGTCCATATTCTTTTTTTGTGCTCTTTTTCTGAGCCTGACCGCCACCGCCGCTTATGCGGGAGGATTCGCTCTTTATGAGTGGAGCAGCCGCGGCGTGGCCATGGGTACCACCGGGTACGCCTTTGCCGGGGACGCATCGGTCGTCGCCACCAACCCGGCGCTCATGACCAAGCTGGAAGGCGGTCATGTCCTTGGCGGCTTCACGCTGATTTCTCCGCAATCCACCGTCGTGGTAGATGGAGACAAGAACAAGACAAAGGCCAACATCCACGTGGTGCCGCATGCGTATTACACGCAGCAGATGGGCTCCAATGAGGATGTCTGGCTCGGTTTCGGCCTGTTTACCCGCTACGGATTGGGCACCGAATACGATCACGACTGGATTGGCAAGGGCAGCCTGCAGCAGGTCCTGCTCGAATCCATCTCCTTCAACCCCAACATTGCTTTCAAGCTCACTGACAACCTCTCTCTCGCTGTTGGTGTAGAGGTGCTCAAGGGCGGCATCAAGATCAAGCGGAATATCAACATCCTCGGTACCGATTACCAGATCGACGCCGATACGGAAGGGTATGCTTTCGGCGGCAACCTCGCTCTGCATTATGACGTCAATGACCAGTGGGCGCTCGGTCTCACCTACCGCGCCCCCATGAAGATGTATACCTCCGGCTCTGCCTGGAACCAACGTTCCGGAGCTTCCACCCAAGACGATCAGGATATTCACGCCACACTTCCCGGCAGCTACACATTTGCCGTGGGGTATCAGCCCATGGATGAGTGGACTTGGGAGTTCGACGTGGTGCATACCCGTTGGGAACACACCGACAAGATGGTTTATGAGGGCGCGGTACTGAACTCGGAAACCCCGCTGCACTACAAGAACACCTGGCGCTTCCAGCTTGGAACCGAGTACTGGCTCAAGCAGTGGCTGGCGCTTCGTTTCGGTTACATCTACGACCAGACTCCCACCCGCGCTGGCGACGCCTCCTTCATGCTGCCCGCCAATGACCGGCAGTTGTATTCGACCGGTCTGGGCTTCAAGTGGGACAAATGGACCGCTGACTGGTCCTTCATGTACGTTTCCGCCAAGAGCCGTCACGACCTGGGCATTGATGATCCCAACGTTCCCGGCGGCGCCGATTGGGATGTTGATTTCAAGGACGGCAAGACCTGGGTAACCGGCGTCTCTCTCGGCTACAGCTTCTAA
- a CDS encoding energy-coupling factor ABC transporter ATP-binding protein, producing the protein MITLSNLDFQYPSGGGVLSSVSLSVGRGELVGLVGANGSGKSTLLSLVAGLYSPSSGSLSVGGVESPGDEKGIRARCRMVMQDADLQILGGTVEEDLLLGRRRTEDAVAAAHTMAARFHLLDVWDRPVQTLSWGMKRKLCLAAALLDGPEVLLLDEPFSGLDYPGMTEMRRLLVESRDAGLTQLVSSHDLECMVDLVDALVVLDGGRVALAGPPEEVLDHVRDHAVRPPCSWSTGLGIKPWGGGR; encoded by the coding sequence ATGATTACCCTGTCCAATCTCGATTTTCAGTACCCGTCCGGCGGCGGGGTGCTCTCCTCTGTTTCCCTGTCCGTGGGGCGGGGCGAGTTGGTCGGGTTGGTGGGCGCCAACGGGAGCGGCAAATCAACGCTGCTCTCCCTGGTGGCCGGACTCTATTCGCCCTCCTCAGGCAGCCTCTCGGTGGGAGGGGTGGAGAGTCCCGGAGACGAGAAGGGCATCCGGGCTCGTTGCCGCATGGTCATGCAGGACGCCGACCTTCAGATTCTCGGCGGCACAGTGGAAGAGGATCTGCTCCTGGGCAGGAGGCGTACAGAGGATGCAGTCGCCGCAGCTCATACCATGGCTGCCCGCTTTCATCTTCTGGACGTCTGGGACAGGCCGGTGCAAACCCTGTCCTGGGGCATGAAGCGCAAGCTCTGCCTCGCCGCCGCCCTGCTTGATGGCCCGGAGGTCCTGCTGCTGGACGAGCCGTTCAGCGGACTCGACTATCCCGGCATGACAGAGATGCGCCGTCTGCTCGTAGAGAGCCGGGATGCCGGGCTGACCCAGCTGGTTTCTTCCCATGATCTCGAGTGCATGGTGGATCTGGTTGATGCTCTGGTGGTGCTCGACGGCGGCAGGGTGGCCCTTGCCGGTCCGCCGGAGGAAGTTCTGGACCATGTCCGGGATCACGCCGTACGCCCCCCGTGCTCGTGGAGTACCGGGCTGGGGATCAAGCCATGGGGCGGAGGCCGATGA
- a CDS encoding energy-coupling factor transporter transmembrane protein EcfT encodes MVRAAAMAGELDPRLKVGLTLVLGPLFWAASPWPLSACLLALSWFVVGLVAARPMEGRMIRSLFFFLLFWVVMKGALDAFFGLPLAQVVLSALLLGLRLAALISLGLCLALSTSSRSLGLALSWALRPFLGRERAWQVALSLALMVHFLPLCLSSLAQIKETLGLRWPGCPLWRRMQLIPQAFLRVLGQKTWNQTLAVAGRGLDSHEAWVPDFTWSGLDTLVALCGCAVVAILFAV; translated from the coding sequence ATGGTTCGGGCGGCCGCCATGGCCGGAGAGCTGGACCCGCGCCTGAAGGTGGGGCTCACCCTGGTGCTGGGACCGTTATTCTGGGCCGCATCTCCCTGGCCTCTGAGTGCCTGCCTTCTGGCATTGTCATGGTTTGTCGTCGGACTGGTTGCCGCTCGCCCCATGGAGGGGCGCATGATCCGCAGTCTGTTTTTTTTCCTCCTTTTCTGGGTCGTCATGAAGGGCGCGCTCGATGCCTTTTTCGGCCTTCCCCTGGCTCAAGTCGTCCTCTCGGCCCTGCTGCTAGGTCTGCGGCTGGCCGCTTTGATTTCGCTTGGGTTGTGTCTCGCCCTGTCTACCTCATCCCGCTCTCTGGGCTTGGCCCTTTCCTGGGCTTTGCGCCCTTTCCTGGGCCGAGAGCGCGCGTGGCAGGTGGCGCTCTCCCTGGCCCTCATGGTCCATTTCCTGCCTCTGTGCCTTTCTTCCCTCGCTCAGATAAAGGAAACCCTCGGTCTTCGCTGGCCAGGGTGTCCGCTCTGGCGGCGCATGCAGCTCATTCCCCAGGCCTTTCTCCGCGTTCTGGGGCAGAAGACATGGAATCAGACCCTGGCAGTTGCCGGTCGGGGGCTGGACAGCCATGAGGCCTGGGTGCCCGATTTCACCTGGAGCGGACTGGATACGCTCGTCGCTCTTTGCGGTTGCGCCGTCGTCGCCATTCTGTTCGCCGTTTGA
- a CDS encoding rhodanese-like domain-containing protein, producing the protein MTQPVQMMESGEAREYMNRHKPEEYFLLDVRQDWEYEEFHIPGARLIPLAELPDRLDEVDRSKPVLVYCLSGGRSSAAAGLLNGQGFDPVYNLVGGAMAWQGHTAFGPIELGMAVITGDEAPVEVIIKAYAMESSLQEFYLHRADVAETLERIELFQKLAGFEDRHKDVLYNHYTRIVGDKVPRGMVEDVALGKAGNEVEGGVDLEAFLEEYAPAFEGDKGVLEMAAMIEAQALDYYLRCAARAENPETRDILQQLAREEKAHLRLVGKYFDDMGAVSD; encoded by the coding sequence ATGACACAGCCGGTACAGATGATGGAATCCGGGGAAGCCCGGGAGTACATGAACAGGCACAAGCCCGAAGAGTATTTCCTGCTGGATGTCCGGCAGGACTGGGAATATGAGGAATTTCACATCCCGGGCGCGCGGCTCATTCCTTTGGCCGAATTGCCGGATCGGTTGGACGAAGTGGACCGCAGCAAGCCGGTGCTCGTCTACTGTCTTTCCGGCGGGCGCAGTTCCGCCGCAGCCGGGTTGCTTAATGGACAGGGATTCGACCCCGTCTACAACCTGGTGGGTGGAGCCATGGCCTGGCAGGGGCACACCGCCTTCGGCCCAATTGAGCTCGGCATGGCCGTGATCACCGGGGATGAGGCCCCGGTGGAGGTGATCATCAAGGCCTACGCCATGGAGAGCTCGCTCCAGGAATTCTATCTGCACCGCGCCGACGTCGCCGAGACTCTGGAGCGCATCGAACTGTTCCAGAAACTGGCCGGGTTCGAGGACCGGCACAAGGACGTCCTCTACAATCATTACACCAGGATAGTCGGAGACAAGGTCCCGCGCGGGATGGTCGAGGACGTGGCTCTGGGCAAGGCAGGCAATGAAGTGGAAGGAGGAGTTGACCTTGAGGCTTTCCTTGAGGAATACGCCCCGGCCTTCGAGGGCGACAAGGGCGTGCTCGAGATGGCGGCCATGATCGAGGCCCAGGCCCTGGACTACTACCTTCGTTGCGCCGCTCGGGCGGAGAATCCCGAGACAAGGGACATCCTTCAGCAACTGGCCCGCGAGGAAAAGGCCCACCTTCGTCTGGTGGGCAAGTATTTCGACGATATGGGCGCAGTTTCGGATTAG